Below is a window of uncultured Methanobrevibacter sp. DNA.
CGGAACCTTTTCAAAAGAGCTCAATAGGGTTTTAGAAGAGGTTAAATTTGGAAAATCAACTGAAGACGCACTTTTGGAAATGTCAAAAAGAGTTAAATCTGAAGGACTCGCTAGAGCAGTGCACCAGCTAATAGGCACATTAAGAGTTGGAGGAAACCTGGCAAACAGCCTAGACATTATCGCCAAGGACATTTCCTTTGACATGCAAATCAAATTAAAGGAATATTCGCAAAAATTAAATTCTTTTATTTTAATTTATACATTTATAGCCATATTGGCACCGGTGATAAGTTTAATAATGCTTATGGCAAGTTCTACAGTTATGGGCGATTTAATTTCATCCAATATGTTAATGTTAATATATGCAGTATTCTTCCCGATGATTGTGATGTTTATGGGAGTCTTTATGAAAAAATTAGAGCCAAAAATATAAATAAAAAGGAATTCAACCAAAGAAGGTTTCAATTCCTTTTGAAGCCAGTAATCCTACGAATGCTCCTTGCTGGTCCATGATAATATTTCCTTTAGAATATTGATCAATAGCTGCGTTTACCATACCTGATTTAATTTGAGGATCTTTTGCTTTATTCGCCGCTGCTTTAACAACATCAAGAACAGCTTGACCTCTAGAAACACCTTGACCCCAATCCTCTTCACGAATAATATCAATAGCACTAGCAGTAGTGTTTTTTCCACTAACATTCAATGGACCTGCAGCACCAAGTACTGCATCCAATGCTTTGGTATTTACAGCAACAACCGAATCAACTTTCTTATTAGTATTATATTCTACAATTTCCTTAGCAAGCTGCATACATTTGGCATTGTCTGCTTCCCAGAATGCATCATGAAGCAACAACCTAGGACCGGCACCCTGTGATTGAGCTTCTGCAGGTTCAGAAGCAGTAGGGTGTGTCAAACCTCCAGGATAAACCGCAGTATAATTTTTTAAAGTACCATTATCCAATGTAACAATAAAACACATGTCACAAGCACCCATTCCGGGCCTAGATTCACTTTCATCAATTGCACAAACCAAAATATTTCTAGTTCCATCTGAAAGTTCACTATTATGGCCGATAAATAGTGCTCCCGCAATTATTGCCACAAGCGCTATAAGAACAAGAATTATGATAGCAATAATTAATTTTTTTGTCCTATCCATAATAATTCCCCACTTTGTTTAATTAAATATAGGTATCTAATTTATTGTACTTAAATATATTAGATATTGAAAAAAAGCAGGATATAAAACACAATGTCAAATAAATGTTTCAAAAATCAGAATTATGAAATTAAATATGAAAAACATATTTAATTTCAAGAGAGTAGTTATATGTGTCTACTAAATTGAAAAGAGAGTTAAAACAATTTAGTATAGGTTTAAAAATAGTGAAATTCCACTATTTAAGGGAGTCGAATAATGTTTTGATGTTTATTTTGGAGAGTTATAAACATCTTATTCGTTTTTGGAAAATAATGAGTTATTTTCCCAAATATCAAATTAGAAATTGTGAAAACTAACTTAATATTCATTTTTTGGAGAGTACATCTTATTATTGACTAATAATATGTTTTGTTTAAAGTGAAAATTTAGGTATACCTAAATTCATGTCACTTGTATTAAAGTTTGTTTTCATAGTATATAAAGCTTTCCATATTTTTAGGCATACCTAAAAAAATGATATTTTTGAAATAGATCATCCAAAGATACTTTGAATACAGACATGTTTAAACCACCTCCATATTATAAGCAGCGAATTTGCAAAATACCTTAACTTCCATGTTGGAAACGAATTGCATTATTAAATTAAAAATCCAATCAAAAAAAAAAAGTACAAGTGAGAAAAATATAATCTCACTTATTTAATTGATATTTTTACTGATTTACTTGCTGCTGCATAAGTTTTGTCACCTGAAAACTTAATGATAGTTAAAAATTTACCCCTTTTGGTAATTTTAAGATTAAAGGTTGCTTGACCTTTAGCGTTTATTTTCGCTGTGTAGGTTTTACCATTTATTTTCAGTGTTACTTTCTTACCAGCACTTAAGTAAACTTTACCATCTCTTGAGTTACATTTTTGTGTTTTTAAGGTTACTGTGTATTTTTTGGTTTTTGCACTTGTTTTGTAGGTTTTTGCACTTGCTGTGATTGTTATTGGTTTTTTCTGGATGTCATAACTGAATGCGACAAATGTAGCATTGTGTTTTTCATCGCCAAGATATGACATGGCACAGAGTGCTTCCTGAGCTACCTGAGTATTAATACCAATAAATACTATACCATTTTCATCAGTAGTTCTATTTAGAATAACTGTTTTATATGCAAACTGAACAGACGCATTAACGATAGGATTACCGTTGGAGTCAGTTAACAGGAATAAATTGGTCTGACCAATTTCACCAGCAGGACTATCAACAGCATAGGTTTTAATCGAAATACCTTCAGTAACGTTAAATTTACTGCCCAACCTAGATTCTGAAGCAACATCAACTTTTATTGAAATATTAACTCCTTCTAAACTATCATTTCCAGCATAACTAAGTGAAACAACCTCTTTGTTTTTAGCATAAATGGTGAATGAACCATCCGCTGCGGTTTTTACAGTGGCTGTTTCATTTCCAACAACATAAGTAACATCAACATTTGAAACTGGGTTGCCTTCACTATCTTTCAATACAGCATTAATAGTTAAGTCACTGTTAAGTGAGATATAGGTAAATTCAGTTACAACTTTAGGTATGATTACTTCACCTTCAACTTTAAAGCTAGAAGCACTGTGAGTAGGAGCGTGAGTTTCATCACCAGGATATACTACAACAATACTGTGGTCACCTGCAGATAAATTATCTAAAGTAACACTAACAGAACCGTTTACTAAAGGAACAACAGTTTCATTGCCATCAACAATGACAGAAATACTGCCGGTTGCATCAGGAATAACTACATCAACAGTAGCATTGTCACCAGCTTTAATATCACCAGGAACATTAATTGTAGCGTTAGTTTTAAGCTTATTTACTATGAATGAAACGGAATCTCCAGTTGGATAGTATTTTTCATCACCCGAATAATAAATATTCGCATTTTTATTTCCAACTTTTAAATCCGGAATAGTTATTGTTGCTTTTCCATTTTTAACTGGCACAATATAATTTTTACCATCAACATTAACAGTTATGTTGCCTGTTGCATCAGCAGGTAAAGTTACAACGATTATTTCATCATCACCCGCATCAATATCAGCAGCATTAATACTAATTGTAGCATTCACACCATTAACATTGAATTCATCAGATATACTGACGCTTCCATAATTCTTATCTCCATTATAGACAACAGTTACGAGATATGATCCAGCAGCCAAATTATATAAATTCAATGTTGAGTTTAATTCAACTGCTTGGGTGATGCCATTAACAGTGACATTTACAGTACCAGGAATATCACTTGTAATGATTATGGCTTCAACATCACCGTAATCAATATCTGAAACATTCAATGTAATGTTTGGAGTGAATTTTGCAACATTAACATTGATTGAAGACAAATTAGAGTTGTGATTCAAATCACCTGGATAACTGACAGTGACTACATAATCACCCGCATCTAAAACACCCAAATTAAGTTCAGCAAAATGATTTTTAACAACAACAATTGTCGAATAATCACCAATTGTGAAATTAAATTCACCATCAATACTGGAATAAATAACACATTTAACCTCCTCAGGATAAACCACATCAAAGGCAACAACAATCAAATTAAT
It encodes the following:
- a CDS encoding DUF4012 domain-containing protein; this encodes MDRTKKLIIAIIILVLIALVAIIAGALFIGHNSELSDGTRNILVCAIDESESRPGMGACDMCFIVTLDNGTLKNYTAVYPGGLTHPTASEPAEAQSQGAGPRLLLHDAFWEADNAKCMQLAKEIVEYNTNKKVDSVVAVNTKALDAVLGAAGPLNVSGKNTTASAIDIIREEDWGQGVSRGQAVLDVVKAAANKAKDPQIKSGMVNAAIDQYSKGNIIMDQQGAFVGLLASKGIETFFG